From Acidimicrobiia bacterium:
CTGCACGTCGGCTGCGAGCGGGCTGGCGAGCGGGCGCCCGTCGACCGTTCCGCCCGTCGCGATCACGCGGAAGTCGCGCGGGAGGTCGGTCGCCTCGACCGCGAACGCGCCGGACGCGAGCGTGTCACTCGGCGCGGTCGCGATCGGCGCGCCGTTCGCCGCTCGGAGCGTGACGGCCGCGCCGGCGACGGGATCCCCCGCGTCGACGACACCGACGACGACCACGGTCGGGTTCGCGGCTCGCGGCGCCGATTGGGCGCGCGCCGTCGATCTCGACGACGAGGTGCACGACGTCAGCGTCGCCGCCGCGACCACCGACGACACGAGCACGCTCGTCCTCCGCATCGCGCGCGAGGTCATGCTTCCCGCCTTCGTCGAGCAGCGGCACGCTCGGCGCCGCTCTGGGCGCGCACGCCGGATCGGTGTGTCCGGCTTGGTATCGACCGCCCGAACCGGGACTTGAGTCCGGACCCGACCGGCCCGCCGTGACCCGCGCTACGCGAGGTGCGCGTCGAGGATGGCGCGGACGGTCTCCGGCTCGTCAGGTGTGATCGTCGGCTTCACCCGTCGACCCACGTCGAGCTCGAGCGCGACCTGCTTGTTCGGCCGGTTCCCATCGAGGTTGTACCAGTGCACGAGATCGCCGGAGCCCCAGATGCGCCACCGGCCGCGCACACCCGTCATCGTGCGCGCGGTGACGGACCTGATCGAGCGGTACGGGATGCGCTTCGCGCCCCAGAGGTAGTACCAGCGGATCGTGATCGCGTCGTCGTCGCACGCGATCCGACCGTCGTCGTACAGCACGGCCCCATCATCGCAGGTGTCGGCGCCGGATCCGGGGCGGCGCGACTCCCCCGCCACGGTGTCTCGACCGCCCGGCCGCCTCCTACGATCCTCGGCGTGAGCGACGCGGCGGAGCTTCTCCAGTCGGCGGTGGACGCCGCGGCGCGTGGCGACGTGCCCGGCGCGATCGAGCTCCTGCGCGAGTGCGTCGCCGCCGCCGACGTTCCCGACGCACACCGCCTGCTGGGCGCGCTCTCCTACGCGAACGACCATCTCGACGACGCCCGCGTCGAGTGGGAGCACGCGTTCCGCGGCTACCGCGACGCCGGCGATCTGCGCAACGCGGCGCGCGTCGCGATGGGGCTCGCGGAGCTGCACTCGGGCTCGCTCGGGAACCGCGCGACGGGCAGCGGCTGGCTCGAACGCGCGCGCCGGCTGCTCGAGCAGGCGGGCCCGTGCGTCGAATGGGGGTACTGGGAGCTCGCGCTGATCGCGTGCGACCGGCCGGACGTCGTGGATCTGGAGCGGAGCGCGACGCGCGCGCTCGAGCTCGCGACCGAATACCGCGATGTGGCGTTGGAGGTGCGCGCGCTCGCCGACGGTGGGCTCGCGCTCGTGTCGCAGGGGCGGGTCCGCGAGGGCTTCGACCGCCTCGACGAGGCGCTCGCTGTGCTGTCGACGGGCGAGGTCACCGACCTGTTCGTCGTCGGCACCGCGTTCTGCGCACTGCTGTCGTCGTGTGAGCGGGCGGGTGACGCGGAACGGGCGACCGAGTGGATCCGGATGGTGCAGTCGCTCGTGCTGCAGCCCCGCGGCGGCCGTCCCCGCGTGCTGAGCACGCACTGCCATCTCGCGCTCGGTGGCGTGCTGTGCGCGGTCGGGCGGTGGACCGAGGCCGAGGAGGCACTGCTGGCGTCGCTCGGCCCGACCGCCTCCGCGAGTCGCGGTCACCGCGTCGAGGCGACGACGCGCCTCGCGGAGCTGCGCCTGTACCAGGGCCGCGTCGACGAGGCCGCCGAGCTCCTCGCGCCGATCGAGGACGACCTCGCCGCCGCCGCACCGGTCGCGTCGCTGCACCTGGCGCGGGGCGAGCCCGCGCTCGCGGCCGCGGTCCTGCGCCGCGCCGTGACGCGGCTCGTCGGCGACGTCCTCCGCGGCGCACCCCTCCTGGCCGCGCTCGTCGAGGCCGAGCTGGCGCGCGGCGACGTCGACGCCGCGCGCGGCGCCGCGCGCCTCCTCCGCGCGATGACCGAAGCGGTGGACGCGCCGGTCGTCGCCGGCTTCGCCACGCTCGCCACCGGTCGCGTCGCCGTGGCGACGGGCGACGTCGAGGCCGCGCTCGACGCGTTCGACGCGGCGCTGCGGAGCTTCACCGCCGCGGAGCGTCCGGTCCTCGTCGCGGCGACACAGCTCGAGCTCGCCGACGCCCACGTCGCGCGGCACGACGACGAAGCGGCCGTCGTCGCGGCTCGGGCCGCGCACACGGTCGCCGAACGCCTCGACGCCGCGCCCATGTGCGACCGCGCCGCCGCGCTGCTCCGCCGCCTCGGTGCGACGCCACCGCGCTCGGCGGCGTCGGCGGCGAGCCGGCTCACCGGGCTGACCGCCCGCGAGAGCGAGGTGCTCGACGGGCTGCGCCGCGGCGACAGCAACGCGCAGATCGCGGCCCGTCTCTACCTGTCCCCGAAGACGGTGGAGCACCACGTCAGCCGGGTGCTCGCCAAGCTCGGCGTGCGGACCCGGGCCGAGGCGGCCGCGGTCGCCGCGGCTGCGGCCGCGACGGGCGAGGCCGAGGCCGACACGGGGTGAGGATCGGGGGCAGGTCGGGGGGATCCCCCGATGTGCGGACCGCCCGTCTACCCGCATGCTGTGGACCACACCCGCACCGACACGAGGAGCATCGTGATGGAGACCAGGATCGACGAGATCGCACCCGACGTGTTCCGGCTGTCCACCTACGTGGACGAGATCGCGCCGCCGGCGGGGTTCACGTTCAACCAGTTCGTCGTGCGCGGCGAGCAGCCGCTCCTGTTCCACGCCGGGATGCGCGGGCTGTTCCCGCTCGTGTCCGACGCCGTCGACCGGCTGGTCGGCCTGCAGAACCTGCGTTGGATCTCGTTCGCGCACGTCGAGGCGGACGAGTGCGGCGCGATGAACCTGTTCCTCGACGCCGCGCCCGACGCGCAGGTCGTGCACGGCGCGCTCGCGTGCATGGTCTCGTTGAACGACCTCGCGGACCGTCCACCCGTCCCGATGGCCGACGAGCCGCTCGACATCGGCGGGCACGTCATGCGGTTCCTGCCCACGCCGCACGTCCCCCACAACTGGGAGAGCGGTCTCTGGTTCGACGAGACCACCGCGACGTTGCTCGCGGGCGACCTGTTCACGTCGCTCGGTGACGGGCCTGCGGTCGTCGACACCGACGTCGTCGAGGGCGCGATCGTCGCCGAGGACGTGTTCCACGCGACGTCGCTCGGCCCGGCCGTCGGCACGACGCTGCGCACGCTCGCCGAGCTCGAACCGTCGACGCTCGCGTGCATGCACGGGTCGTCGTTCCGTGGTGACGGCGCCGCGCAGCTCCATGCGCTCGCCGACTACTACGACGGCGCGATCGTCCCGGCGTGACGGCGGGAGCTACGCGCCGCTGCCGTACGGGCGAGTGATGATCTCGAGCAGGTGGCCGTCGGGGTCGGTGAAGTAGACCCCGCGGCCACCGTCGTTGCGGTTGATCTCCTTCGGGCGCGTCAAGCCGGGATCGGCCCAGTGGTCGAGGCCACGCTCGACGATCTTGCCGTAGATCGCGTCGAACTCGTCCTCGCTGACGAGGAACGCGTAGTGCTGCGAGGCGATGTCGCCGTCGACCTCGCGGTAGTCGAGTGACACGCCGTTGGCCACCTCGACGACGAGGAACGGGCCGAAACGTGTCGCGTCCGGGAGGTCGAACAGCTCGGTCAGGAACGACGCCGAGACCTTCTTGTCGCGGCACCAGACGATCGTGTGGTTCAGCTCGATGGTCACGCCGTCATGTTGGCGCGTCGGGCGGGCGATCGCTTCGCGGCCCGTCGACGCGGTCCACGAAGCGCGTCAACGCGGTGACGACCGCGTCGGGCTGCTCGACCTGGGGCAGATGACCGGCGCCGGAGACGACGACGAGCTGCGAGCCCGCGATGCGGCGCTGGAGCCGCTGCGCGGCACGCACCGACGAGCCCGAGAGCCGGTCGGCGTCACCCCAGAGCAGCAGGACGTCGCGGGTCGTCGGCGCCGGACACGGCTCGCTCGCGAGGACGACCTCGGTCACGACGTCGAGCGGCGCGGGATGCGGGTCGTGGAGGACCGCGTCGACCTCGGGCGGGACGTTGCGCGTGTCCGCGAAGGCACGCGCGGCGGTCGAGGGTGAGTACACGTTCCTGCGGAACATCGCGGTGAGGGCGCGTCGCAACGGCGGAGCGGCGAGCGCGCGCCGGAGCCACATGGGCAACCCCGGTCCCGGCGCTCCGTCGACGAGCACGACGGCGGCAACCCGCGCGGGCGCGGTCGCGGCCGCGCACCACGCGATCGACGCGCCGAACGAGTTGCCGACCACGACCGCGCGGTCGACCGCCGTCGCGTCCATGACGCGCAGGACCCACTCCGCGTACGCGGCGACCGTGCCGGGCGGGTCGGTCGACGGTGCGCCGAGCCCGGGCAGCTCCGGGGCGACGACACGCCGCTCCGCGGCGAGCCGGTCCCAGATCCCGGACCAGTGCGGCGCGGCGCCCGCCCACGCGCCGTGCAACAGCACGAGCGGGACGCCGTCACCCTGACCGCCCGTCCAGACCTGCGCGGTGCCCTCGCCGATCGAGAGGTCGCGGCGCTCCATCACGTGCGGCATTCGACCACGACCGGCGGCCGGCGTCACTCGAAGACGCGCGCGACCGCGGTCTGGCTCGCGACCGCGACGAGTCGTCCGTCGCGCGCCCACACGCGGGCACCGCCGTGGACGTAGCCCGCGGACGCGAAGTAGGGGTCGAACTCGACCAGGATCCACTCGCCGTCCGGTCTCGGCCCGAAGCGCACCGCGTTGTCGAGGCTCGTCCCGCCACCCGTGCGGCCGGCGGCGCGCACGACCGAGCTGGGCACGATGTCGGTCAGGAACGCGACCTTCGCCCGCGTCTGCGTCGTGTCGGCCACGTCGCGCATGCGGACCCACAGCGCGGAGCGGGTCTCACCGTCGGCTTCACGCATGTCGGTGATCGCGAGCCAACCCGGTCGCTCACCGCGAACGGGGAACGGGAACCGGGGCATCCACCGCGGCGCGCGCTCGGGTGGGTCGACGTCGGGCATCGCGCCGAACTGCGCCTCCAGCGCGCCCGAGCGCGCGTCACCCGTCGCACCGAGCCCGACGACGGCGACGCGTCCGCCGGCGCACACGGTGACGCGCGCCTGCGTCGTGCGGCGGCCGCCCGCGAGCGTCTCGAGCCGGCACTCGAGCACGTCGCCGAGGTCCGCGCTGCCGACGAACTGGGCCGTGGTCCACAGCGCGTCCTGGCCGGTCTCGGCCTCGAGCAGCGCCGTCACGAGCGCCGCGCCCGTGCCCCCGTAGAGCTTGCCGTCGAAGCGCGTCAGCGGCGATCGCAGGACGAGCTCGTACCGCCCGCCACCGCGAGGCTCGACACCGAGCCAGTCGAGGTCGGAGGTCACGCGACGAGCCCGTTGCCCGCGACGGCGACGCGCGTGCCGACGAGCTCCTCCTCGGTCGCGCGCGCCGCGAGCACCGGATCGTCGATCCGCGCGATCACGCGCGCACCCCGCTGCGTGTCCAGGATCGCCACGAGCTCGCGGGGCTCCTCCCCGTCGTACGTGACCGTGCAGGCGGCCACCGTCGCGTCGCCGTCGTAGGAGTCGAGCACGTCGACGCGCGCTGTCGCGGCCTCCGCGTCGCGCGCGAGATCGGCGATCAGCGGCGGCTCGCCGTCGTCGTCCGTCGCCCACACGGCGAGACCGGGCTTGGTCAGCAGTCCGCTGACGGTCGTGACGAGCCCGAGCCCGCCGTCCGCGCGCAACCGGCGCACCATCGCGGCCGTCGCCTGGAGCACGAAGTTGTTGAACGGACCGCCCGCGAACGTCATGCCGCCCGTGATCGTCGGCGTGCCGCTCGCCGGGAGGCCGAGCTCTCGCTGCTGCACGCGCACCGCGACCGGGAAGCACGAGTACAGCTCCACGTGCTCGCACGCCGCGAGCGGGCGGCCGATGCGGGCGGAGGCGGCCCGCCCGACCACCTGCATCGCGGGCCAGCGGTGCATCTCGCGTCGCGCCGACAGCGGGAGCGCGAACGACGAGTCGAGTCCGGCGCGCGGGAGCACCCAGCGCTCGCGCGGGACACCGTGACGCTCCGCCACCTCGGCCGCGCACAGCAGCAGCGCCGCGCCCTGGTCGACGGTCCACTGGCTCGCGTGCCACTTGCCGTACGGGAACGCCAGCGGCCGGCTGCCGGGACCGAGCTTGGCCAGCTCGTCGGCCGTCATCGACTCCCGGAACGCGGCTTCGGGGTTGTCGCGTGCGACCTCGTTGAAGCGCGCCCACAACGCCGCGACGTCCCAACGGTCCTGCTCGACCGTCACACCGTCCGCGGCGCGCAACGCCGACTCCATGAGCGCGTATTGCTGCACCGGCGTCCAGAGCCTCGCCGCGATCTCGGCGGGCGCGACGATCTCGCCCTGCGGCTGCTGGAGCACGTCGGGTTCCGCGCCGTGCTGATCGAGCTCCGTCGCGTGCGGATCGCGCGCGGCACGTGCCTTCGCCTCCGCGCCGACGACGACGACGACGTCGAGGGTGCCGTCGCGTATGGCCGTCATCGCCTCGTTGATCAGCGTCTGCTGCGGGATGCCGAGGTCGACGAGGACCGTCGTCGCGCGTGGCGCGCCGATGTGATGCGCGACCACACGCGCGGGGTCGGTGTAGCCCCACGTGCCACGCGGCACCGCGATCCGCTGCACGTCGTGCAACAGCGACGGTGCACCGGCGTCGTCCGCGGCCGCGACGGTGGCGCGCGCCATGAGCTCGACGGCCTCGACGTGGTCGATGCACGTGCCGGCACCAACGAGGACTGGCAGGCGGGGATCGGTACGGGAGCTCATGGGGACGGGCGATTGAAGGGTCGCGCGTGGCCGGCTGTCAAAGCGCGCCGGTCGTCACGAGCCGCGCGACGTACCTCTGCGGCGCAGCGAGAACCGCCTCGGTGCGCGGGCGCGTGGTCCGTCGGCGTCGTCGCCCGCGACGTCCGCCGTCGCGTCGAGCGCGTCGAGGTCCTCGTACAGCGTGTTCACGAGCGCCCGCCGGCGCAGGAACGCGGCCTCGTGGCCGACGAGGCCGTTGAACACGACCCCGACGGACAGCGACCGCTCCGGATCCGCGAACGCGAACGACGTGCCGACGTTCCCGGAGTGACCGAACGCGGTCTCGCTGCAACGCTCGCCGAACGCGTGCTCGCGCAGGCGCGTCATGAACCCCAGCCCGTAGGTGCACTCCCGCTGGAGCACCTCGTCGTAGACGGCCGGCCGGACGACGGACGTGAAGGCGCGCAGCGACACGTCGTCGGCCGGCTCGTCGGGGTCTTCGGCATCGTCGGGGTCGGGCGGCGCGAGCGCGGCGAGCCGTTCGAGCAGCCCGCTGTAGAAGCGCGCGAGGTCGCGCGCGTTCGTGTACCCGCCGTGCGACGGGTTCGTCTCCGTGCACACGCGCTCGCTGCGTTCGAACAGCATCGGCAGCGTCTTCGTCCGCATCTCGACGTTGACCCCGAGGCGGTCGAGCACCGCGCGGTACTCGTCGCGCGTCATGCCGACCCACGTCGACGAGAGACCCATGGGGTCGAGGACGTGCTCGCGCAGGTGCGCGCGCAGCTCGTCGCCCGTCGCCTGCTCGATCACCCATCCGAGGACCTGCCACCCGACGTACTCGCTGTAGGCCGCGTCGGCGCCGAGCCGCCATCCCGGCGGCCGCTTCAGCGTCGCGATCACGGCACGACGACGGTCGGCGGGGGTGAGCTCCATCTCCACGGCCATCGGCCGGTGGAGCGCGGCGGTGTGCGTCATGACGTGGCGCAACGTGACACCACCCTGCAGGACGCGCAGATCCGGCAGGCGCGCCTCGAGCGGCTCGTCGAGCGCGAGCGCGCGCTGCTCGACGAGCTGTTGGATCGCGACCGCGGTCACCGGCTTGATCGAGCAGTACACGCGGAAGACGTGCTCGGGCGTCATCGTCGTGCCGGTTCCGGTCTCGCCGACCGCGAGGTCGAGCACCCGCTCACCGCGCAGCTCGACGGCCATCTGCGCGCCGGGGCTGAAGACGCCGTCCTCGACCTGGTCGTGCAGCCGCTCGACGGTTCGCTCGAAGCCGCGGTCGGCGGCCGGCCCCTCGCCCGTCACGCGAGCACCTGCACGGCGGTCGCGAACGTCTCGTGGGCGTCGAGCTCGCCCAATACCGACAGCGCGATCGCGTGCCGGCCGGTCGCGAGCTCCGCCCCGTGGAACTCGGGGCTCTCGACGATGCCGGCGAGCGCGGCCAGGCCGCCGAGCTCGCCGCGCACCGCGCCGTCCTCGAGCGCCTGGATCACGGTGATCTCGCCGGCTCGGACGAGCGCGAGCGCGCGGTACGTCACGTCGACGAAGACGTCGGCCGAGCTCGTCTCGCCGGGTCGCTGCTCGACGAAGCGGCCGTCGACGAACCACATCGTCTCCCGCACCTCGCCGAACGGTCCGCCGCGGTACCGGTACTCGGCGACGAGCGTCGCGTCCGGGACGCGCATCATCGCCGCGAGCTCCGGCCGCGAGCCGAGGTCGAACGGCGCGGGCACGCCCCTGTAGGTGCCGTCCGCGGTCGCGGCGGTGACGGTGGTCGCGAGCAACGCGTCGGTGCCGCGCAGCTCGCGCGTCACGACTCGGCGGGCGACGTCGCCGGTCCAGCGAACGTCGACGTCCGGCGAGTCGAGGATCCCGACGTCCCACACCACGACGCGACCCGCCTCCACGACGAGGTGCCACGGCGTGTCGCCGGCGCGGAACTGGAGTCGTGCGCTGCGGTCCGGCGCGATCGCGAGCCCGGCCACGAGGTCGCGTGCGCGCGCGAACCGTTCCGGGCTGAACGGGGGCGTGCCGGCGTGAGGCTCCACCGCCATGCGGCGAGCGACGGTAGCCGCCCGCGCGCCCGCCCGACCCCGGGCCTGCTCGGCCTCGGTCCCGATCGGCCCGGTGCCCTGTTCCCGGCGTCACACCGGCCGATCGAGAGCTCGTGAGACCGCGAACGGCGCTCGTCGGCGCGCTCGCGCTCGTCGTGATGGTCGTGCCCGTCGCGGTGCGCCGCTCGGTCGCGGCCGCGCAGACGACGGTCCCGACCGCGCCCGCGACGCGGACCGCCGCCACGACGCCGCCGCCACGGATCGTCGTGACGACCCGCGACGCGACCGGCCGTCCCGTGTTCCACACGATCCCGGCTGCGACGCCGGGCGACGCCACGAGCGTCGCGAGCGCGTTGCACGCATACGGCATTCCCGCGGTCGTCGACCGGCCCGTCCACGCGACGGGAGACCCGATCCGGTGGCTGCAGTGGCCGCTGAACGACGTGCCGTACGAGCAGACGTGGGCGACGCGCGACGCGTCGGGCCAGACGGTCGCCGTCGTCGACACCGGTGTCGACGCGACCCACGAGGACCTCCGCAGCGGACAGGTCCTCCCCGGGACGGATCTCGTCGCGCCGGGCGGCAACGGCCGCGTCGACCCCAACGGCCACGGCACCGCGGTGTCGGGCGTGATCGCCGCGACCGTCGGCAACGGGATCGGCATCTCCGGCGCCGCGCGCGGCGCGCGGATCCTTCCCGTCCGGGTGCTCGACGCGAGCGGGACGGGCTACCTGTCCGACGTCGCGAGCGGTCTCGTCTGGGCGACCGACCACGGCGCGACGGTCGTCAACATGTCGCTCGCCGCGACCGGGCTCACGACCTACCCGCCCGTCGACCTCGCGATCGCGTATGCGCGCGCGCACGGCGTCGTGGTCGTCGCCGCGGCGGGCAACGACGGTCCCGGCAGCCCACCCGAGTACCCGGCCGACGCCGCCGGCGTGATCGCCGCCGGCGCGACCGACTCGTCGAACACCGTCGCGAGCTTCTCGTCGCAGGGCTCGTGGGTCGCGATCGCGGCGCCCGGCGTCAGCATCGCGACGACGTGGCCCGGCAACGCCTACGTGTACGAGAACGGCACGTCGTTCGCGTCGCCCTACGTCGCGTCCGCAGCCGCGCTCGTGCGCGCGTCGGCACCGTGGCTCGACCCCGACGAGGTCCGCTCGGCGCTCACGTCCACCGCGACGCCACTGGGCCCGGCGCGCGCGTACGGCGCCGGGCTCGTGAACCCGTTGCGCGCGGTGGCATCGCTGTCGCTCTACCACTACGAGAAGGCCGTCGCGCCCGACCGTGCCGTCGCCGCGAACCCGAAGGGTGGCGGGTACGTCCTCTCGGGGAACGGCGGCGTCCGCTCGTTCGGCGGTGCACCGCTCTTCGGCTCGGTGAGCTGGGGCGGGTGGCAGATCGCGCGGTCGCTGGCGGTGATGCCCGACGGGAACGGCTACGTCGTCCTCGACGCGTGGGGTGGCGTCCACCGCTTCGGGTCGGCGGCGTCGTTGCCCGTCCCCGCGAACGCGTACTGGCCCGGTTGGGACGTCGCGCGACAGGTCCGCATCACGCCGTCCGGTCACGGCCTCGTCGTGCTCGACGCCTGGGGTGGCCTCCACGTCGCCGGGGACGCGCCCGCGCCGACCGGGATGCCGTACTGGTTCGGCTGGGACATCGCGCGCGACGTGCAGATCACGCCGTCCGGCCAGGGGTACTGGCTGCTCGACGGCTGGGGTGGCGTGCACACCAGCGGCGACGCGCGCTTCGAGGGCGCGGCCCCGTTCCGGTCGTGGGACATCGCGCGCGCGCTCGTGCCCGCGGCGGACGGGAAGGGCTACGCGATCCTCGACGGCTTCGGCGGCGTACACCTGTTCGGCTCGGCGTTGCACGTCGTCGCGAACGGCTACGCGCTCGCGGACGTGTACCGCGGGATCGCGGTCGTCAAGTCCTGACGGACGGGCGCTCCGGGCCCGCGCGCGACAAGATCGTGGCTCCCCCTCGTCCGCGCCCAGGGAGCTCGCCGTGCCGCAATTCCGCCGTCGCCGTCGTTCTCGCCTCGCCCTGATCCCCGCCGTCGCGGTGGTGCTCGCGCTCGTCGCCCCGGCTGCGCCGGCCGTGGCGGACGGCGGGAACGACGGCCGTCGCGCGACCGCGTGCACGCAGCCGCAGATCCTGTCCGTCGTCGGGTGCGGCAACGTCCGGTTCGAGTGGCTGCGCGGCGACAACGACCCCGCGACGCCGTCGAACCTCAACCGGGTCGGTGTCCTCGAGATCGGGTCGCCACGCGCGCGCAACGTCCTCGTGCTCGAACCGGGCACGTCGGCCGGCGCCGCGTACTTCGCGCCCCTCGCCGAGGACGTCGTGCGCGACACGAACGGGCAGTGGCAGGTGTGGTCGGTCGAGCGACGCGAGAACCAGCTCGAGGACCAGTCGATGCTCGACGCGTACAAGCAGGGGAAGACCGGCGCCCAGCAGTTCTTCGAGTACTACCTCGGGTGGCTCTCGAACCCGTCGATCACCAACCACTTCAAGCTGATCCCGGACTCGAGCGTCGGCTACGCGCGCGGTTGGGGGCTGAACGTCGAGATCCAGGACCTCCACCGCGTCGTCGAGAAGGCCCACGAGGACGGGCGGCGCGTCGTGCTCGGCGGCCACTCCCTCGGCGGCTCCATCGTGACCGCGTACGCGACGTGGGACTTCGACGGCCGACCCGGCGCGCGCGACCTCGCCGGGCTCGTCTACATCGACGGCGCCAGCGACCCGACGCCCGTCACCGCGACCAAGGCGACGCAGTCGCTGCAGCAGCTGCAGACGTCGACCCCGTGGCTCGCCTTCGGCGGCATCGGCGCGCCCTTCCTCGGGCTGTTCTCCGCGGTCGGCTCGACGCTCGCGTCGCTCGCCCCGAACGCGCCCGCGACGCTCGCCGGCTTCCCGCTGCTGCCCTCGAACCTGGTCCCACCGGTGCCGGTCACGAACGAGGCGGGCTTCGGCTTCGCGGTCGACACGAAGACCTCGCCGCCGAACCTCCGCGCCGCGCAGGTCCACGCCGGGCAGCTCGCCGCGAGCGGTACGCCGCGCGGCTGGGACCGCGCGGGCGCGATCACGCCGATCCAGCGCTACGCGTCGATGCTGTCGGGGACGGGCATCCTCGGTGTCGACGGGAGCGCGTGGTACCACCCGATGCGGCTGACGATCGACGCCGGTGCGGTGGCCGACGGCAACGCCAACCCGGCGCAGACCGTGCTCGACGTCCGCGCGATCCACGGCCACGACCTGAGCAAGCGGCTGCGGATCTACGCGTTCGGCGCGGCGCTCGGCGGGCCGGGCGTGCTCGCGGCGACGCAGATCCTCGCCGCGCAGTCGGGCATCCCGGCGGCGAACCTCGTGCTCGTCAACCGGCAGAGCACCTACGCGCACAACGACCCGTCGGCCGCGACGCCCGACAACGACTTCGTCGCCAACCTCATCCCGTTCCTGGACGGGTTCCCGGGTGCGCACGGCGCGCGCTCGCATCACGAGCGCGGCGACGATTGAGAACGCTCGCTACGCGTTCGCGCGCGCGGCTGCGTGTTGCGCGAGCCCGCGCACGCACTCACCGATGAACGCGTGCAGCTTGCGCCGGATCATGCCGCCCGTCCCCGGGATCTTCGCGGTGAACGTCGAGTGCCAACGGATCGCGGTGCCGCCTGACGGCGTGCGGGTGAGGTCGACGTCCGCTCGGTAGTCGCGGATCGGGATGCCGGACAGCAGCGCGTAGCTGAACCGGCGGTCCGGGACGACCTCGACGACGCGCTCGCGTGACGTCGTCCGACCGGTGCGGAAGACGCGGATCGCACCGACGCCCTCGCCGCCACCGCGCGCGGGCTCCTCGAGCTGGAACGACCCGATCGGCGACCACACCGGCCAGGTCGCGCCGTCGGCCAGCAGTGCGAACACGTCCTCCGGCGGTGCCGAGCTCTCCGCCCTCACGTCGATGTCCTGGTGTG
This genomic window contains:
- a CDS encoding S8 family serine peptidase; the encoded protein is MRPRTALVGALALVVMVVPVAVRRSVAAAQTTVPTAPATRTAATTPPPRIVVTTRDATGRPVFHTIPAATPGDATSVASALHAYGIPAVVDRPVHATGDPIRWLQWPLNDVPYEQTWATRDASGQTVAVVDTGVDATHEDLRSGQVLPGTDLVAPGGNGRVDPNGHGTAVSGVIAATVGNGIGISGAARGARILPVRVLDASGTGYLSDVASGLVWATDHGATVVNMSLAATGLTTYPPVDLAIAYARAHGVVVVAAAGNDGPGSPPEYPADAAGVIAAGATDSSNTVASFSSQGSWVAIAAPGVSIATTWPGNAYVYENGTSFASPYVASAAALVRASAPWLDPDEVRSALTSTATPLGPARAYGAGLVNPLRAVASLSLYHYEKAVAPDRAVAANPKGGGYVLSGNGGVRSFGGAPLFGSVSWGGWQIARSLAVMPDGNGYVVLDAWGGVHRFGSAASLPVPANAYWPGWDVARQVRITPSGHGLVVLDAWGGLHVAGDAPAPTGMPYWFGWDIARDVQITPSGQGYWLLDGWGGVHTSGDARFEGAAPFRSWDIARALVPAADGKGYAILDGFGGVHLFGSALHVVANGYALADVYRGIAVVKS
- a CDS encoding SRPBCC family protein, translated to MAHQDIDVRAESSAPPEDVFALLADGATWPVWSPIGSFQLEEPARGGGEGVGAIRVFRTGRTTSRERVVEVVPDRRFSYALLSGIPIRDYRADVDLTRTPSGGTAIRWHSTFTAKIPGTGGMIRRKLHAFIGECVRGLAQHAAARANA